The genomic window tatacataattatttGACCAAATATAAATGACAAGTTACAGAAAGGGGAAAATAGCAACTTGTTTGTCCATTATAATAATTGGAGGGTGCTTTGTTGAAATATACTTGATGGCAATGCAATTCATACGATAAGACTAGACATCTAGCATCTAACGTAGCTCCCGTTATCATGATTTGTTCCAACAAAATGACTTTACTCCTCTCCTTTATCCTTCTATTTACTATGTGTGAGTTTAGATGCACGATATgtttataaataattaacataaaaatagCAGTAGTGGTGAGATTAAATATTATAGCGTGagataataaataagttaaacgCATCCTACCGCCCATCCAAATTCATCTTAAGAGTTGATCCAAtgcaagtaaaaaaaaatctatatcaTTTGTAACTACATTATAAGTAAATTTTCgttttgataatttaattaaaaaagttacaatttgattactgaattatttgaaagtttttatttaattcactAAACTATTCAGAaacttttatttaagtcactgaattGTTGAgttttcttaataaaaaaaaggttatgcCAACGAGCTTTAAGCGATGATTCAACGATGGGTACAATGAATTAATACCcgtcaaaatgtaaaaaaaaatagctTAAATCCAAGTCAATCTGACCGTTTGGAAATTGGAGAAAAAGCTGCTTGAATTTTggcttataaattttaaaggtcCAAAGTTTTTCATACAAAAAAAAACTGAACTGTGAAAAAGGAGAAAGAGAGTTTTTGATTGGCGCAGATAGTACGAAAAGAGAAAGCTATATACTCTCGATTTTAATAACtcaaaaattaaatgaaacttttgaatagtttaataatcaaattgtaaaatttttttaattaaacaatcaaaacaaaaatttatccatCATTTAGTGACTAATAGTGTAGTTTATCAATAAGaaaataatggcttcaaacatAAATAAGTCTAATTTCTTGTAGTAGTGTATTCCTTAAATAGGATCTAATTTGATTCTTCCCTAAACATAACAATCCGTGATGGGTTTttctattttattgttttataattatgtttaaacttttttatacaagttaaaatatatttaattttttatattttcatatattttcaatttatttttactgttaatattattttttatttttttattttccatattattaattatttttctaaattgttAATATCATGAACGTTGTTCTATTAAATATGTtgatgtaatattttaaaataaaaaatattcatttaataaccatataataaaataatgatattttgggTAATGGAGGTTGAGGGGGATTACTTGGTATAATGAAGCTTAGAGCGACATGCATTGATCGATCGAAAATTAGTAACCACATATGGGAAGCGAAATAGATTGTATTGGGTTTTGAAATATGTAAATTTCAGCATATCAAGAAATGAGACAAATGAGTTGCTCATCTGTCGGCTAAAGAGGGGTTTCGTCGAAAACATGATGTTTGGTGGGTGGAGGATGGCCCAACGATGATTCATGGACTAGTTGAGGAAGATGGATAGTTCACCGTTCAGATCAATTGAGGTCCATCGATACGATGATGGAGGAGGCTAGAAGATTCGATTATAGCTAGCGGGGTCAGATTGCTTCATATCGGAGCGATTCAATGCTAGTTTTGGGTATCTGAAGCGATATATGGCATGTGGTGTGGATTgtgaaaagagagagagagactaTTTAGTTTTGTTTATTTAGATAATCAAGGGTCACAATTATTTTTATTGTCTAACAGCTTTTTTAGTAATAAATGCATACCCTTTTGTAAGGGTGAGTATTCAATCGAGTtgagtcgaatcgagtaaaaaatttTCGAATTAGTCGAGTTGgcaaatcctattttagcaactgaactcagtttgaaattttttcaaatcgaatcgaatcgagtcaaaaaatttcaagtcaaatcgagtcgagttaacgagtcttattatttatacttaatgttacGTTTAGATGGACCGGTTAGTTAACTAGTAGATGAAgtataatattatttaactacatgagcaatataatgattttgtcttttaacttaatgggtaaacatttatcaaaacgacgtagttttgacttttaacttaattattttgaattctaacttaaaaaaaacatttatcaaaacgacgtagttttgtcttttcttatttggattttcggataacttgaattgtgtaattcatattcgagttaaaccgaaaagcttaattttttattcgagttaatccgaataacttgattaactatttaattcaaaatttgaatttttttatcgagtttttcgaattgaatcggattttgctcacccctatccttttacaataaaaaaaaaaccaaacttacgctttttgaaaaaataaataaagtaaattccttgaaataaaaataaagacttAAACTCTAAAAGTACGAAAGATACCTAAAACATAATTTTCCCTTTTAAATTTCATATAAGCTCACACTTATACACATATTTATACGCAATTATAAGCccataatcatgattaaccaccTATATTAAACAAGAAATGCATGCTTAAACACAGATAGATTTCTCAAAACATGGCAAAATACTTTCAACATTTGCATAACAATATGGACGAAGAAAGAAATATTAATAAGAGGGGCgggatatttatttaaaatagatttgTTGAAAATAGGTCCGATTTATTTcaaataatgtattttttaaatacgAAACGATCTTTatcatcattttaaaaaataaaataagttaaatgtttaatttatattaaatattgtaattatttaggtattacttattttatcaaatcaatataaTTTAGGTACTACTTAatattagtttaccaaattaacctaaaaatgttattaaatttattataaaaattaaattctataaaaaaatcaaattcaaaaaaaaactttgaaggACCAAACACAACTAAATGTAACctcctaaacccggcctagacgttattgcTAAATTGAGAAGGCTACTttagccaccaaaatggctaagccaacttacgttactttttaagactttaaataaactcattttagagaaaatcgtagttgtactttaagttagcttaaaagcattcattcattaggttgtGTATGCTTAgaattcattttattgttgagaGTGTTGTTTTTAAAAAaccgtttttctttttttttaaaaaaaaaaactcgaagttaaactaatgcagcggaaaagccatttttcaagtcattttggaaaattagttgccttatcgatttgtttttcaaaaacagtttCTTTGTaatgtagtggaaactagggaacaatatcaaattttacttaagcttgATATCAtgtgtcgaaaccgtttttttgaaaacaaaaattttagttgtcgacttaaaaaaaacaaaaattggagtcgccaccgatcctttattaaggtgtgatcggcccaccttaaaaataattttggtctgcgaaatttgagaaaacaggttcgggagtctgttacgcacgaggaaggattagcaccctcgtaacgcccaaaattggtaccaaattgattttttaaacgccttggtgtcgaaaatttgaaaagattttaaaaggaaacgaataataagacattcttatttcaaagaaataaaacaccaacccagtgagttagggcacaatgtttttaaatcttcaaaatacccgaatattgccttttgcttttgaaaattcttatttcgagaagaaaatgtcatgaccagtaagttaggacccaacactttgaattcccgagaataagctttttatttaaaatttacgaatttattgcaaaacaaatacttggctttcCAAATTCATCGAAAAAAATAATCGcgatctagtaagttaggacacaatctttccCGAGAATcgtgaatgccaaatattttggaatttataaaataggatgatttcaatactttgagaaaatcaaaatatatattttttgaaaagggATGCTAAAAAGGTTAAGGTATAACATGAAACAGATACtctaatttcaaatataaatgaataAGTATTTACAAATACATATACAAGTAGATATAATATACAAACAAATTTACAAATATACGTACACATATATTTAATGCATACATAGAAGTGTACATATAAAAGGAAGGTAAAGAAATATATACAACAAGCTCACAATAGTTTCTAAGAATATGCATGCAAAACACgtgtatgtatatgtgaaaaTTGTGAAGATAACAAATATCAAAATAcgcatatgtatatatttttacaaagAAAAGTATAAGTATATCgtgaaaaaaacaaaataaaaacaaaaacatatgtacataaatatttttaaaaaaacaaaaaaaaactataaaaattttatttatctatgtgaaagtaagaaaataaaataaaaaatgtataaaatatataagtatattatatactttaaaaaaaaagaaaaaagaaaaaagtgcatatatgtatatattatataaaagccATGCGTATGCACATGTATTATAAAAACAATGCatgaatgttataaaataataataattacgtatataacatatgcatataaaacatttaaataaatatacagtatatacatatttataaaagtaaaaaggtttttgaaattaaaaagaaaacaatgttTGTATGTAcacgaaaataataattacaatattaaaaataacaaataacaataataaacaagtataatataataataaataaataattaaatagtaaaatagttcaaaaaaatggattaaattgaacaaaagaCGAAAAAAACGgggcaaatttgaaataaatggaaaaaaacCAACTTGAATGCACAGGAAATAATGGAGGACCGAAAGGGAAATTATCACTGCCTTCCCAAAACGCTGCGCAGATATGGGCCAGATTGAAACAAAAACGAAATATGCggctaaaattaaaagaaataaaaatggatttAATTGAAGTGCGCCACAAAAAGGAGGGACCCATAGCGCAAATCTCCCCAAAATTCAAAACGCGCGGAtcttccccgggtcgggtcaacgcgcgggtCATGGccaccaaaacggcgccgtttttatctgttatttaaaacagattttctccctaaaaaatcattaaaccccgaatgaaagaaaaaaaataaaaaaagttaatataccctctgctagggtttcatttCCGCGCCACCGTCGCCCTCAACCAATCGGCCAGTTCAAATCCTGGCCGTCCATGGCGAAGCGAGCTTCGGGTTTCATCAGCAAGACCACGCAGGTAAGCctcttcccttttcttttattattattttttttaaatcagaacaaatgaaataaagagaataaaaaaacgaaaaaaatttcaccttgaataaaaaaaaacaatctgTATTCAGTGCTTTTTTCTATTTCTTGTGTATTTTCTCCGTTAATACAATATCCctcctttattttatagattaaatGACCTTTTATAGgccgaaaagaaaaaataaaataaataaataatatattttgctTGTTTTTTCTCCTTTGGACTCCTTGAGTCCGTTTTTGCAGGCGTTCGTGGAGAGGTCGGCGCGCGTGGAGAGGGGTCTGCCCCGAGTCGTGCGGCACTTGGAGAAGCTGCTGGAGGCGTTGAAAGCGGCGCTAAGCAAATGCGGCTAGCTTAGGGTTTCTGCTTTTTAGTGTTAAGGGCTACAAACTTGGGCTTTGGGGTTGTTATTGGGCTAGGGTAATTTAGGTTATTGGGTTTGTAATTGTTGGActgattttaattttgtttggacCTGGGTCGATTGGGCCCTATTACATCATGCATTATCCGGTTATTATGTTtgagtaattcatgcatgcaaaaatccccaaaagaaaagttaccaagccacagaccaaaaataattaaaaattacaggccaaaaccaataaagacttaataatacttaattaaaaaataataatccgaGGTCCAAGTTGATTCTCCGAATGCCGAGTCcagtcctaattttgaggtttacctgaaaagttaaacactattggggggtgagcttatgaaaagctcagtgtgagtcgaataattatttaaacggacaAAAACATCGAaaacagtgaaacatattagcatcaacagaagaaaacaaaaccatcataggaatttcatgtcattacatagccattatcaatttgatgtcaaacggtgtatgagtataggtcatcattcatttgagtaacaatcattaatttcgataccattcaatacaacaaaatataatgcgtagcataaatcaataacatctgaatatgtcgtgcacatgatgcaatgcaaaaaggttcctacccatgtCATCCGCTACAGACCACGAGTTCTCCAGAACCCGTCagccaaactccaaaacattatgagcatagctcgatgtggtaaaaccatcGAATAATCAATAATGTAGAAAATCTGCTAGATATCAAATAGTGCGATACAAtcgccaataacatataatatgcgatAAAATCGCGAATCCCCTCAGTACTCCAAGTGCAGTGCACTGGCTACGAATAATGTGAACTTAATATGCCGCCGGTACTCCACGGAAGTCCTCCGTCAacccaatctttcaaattactattgtgttggtatcaatcaatatcattcaatttcacatactttacggattTTAAAGTTGCTGACCATGAGTTTTAAAGTTGCTCCATATCCAAAACGAAGATCGAACCCTCGACTACTTGTTAAGGTAGGAGAGGCCCTTACCATCTTACCTAACTTTTGTGGTTACTAATTTGTTATTGTATTTCTTACCCCCAAACCTTTAAATGGAGCCCAgtaaatccaaaaaataaaatgtCGTCCAAAATACAAATAAATCTCAACGTAAAAAAATGgaaccaaaatccaaataaaacaaacaaagaagCTATACCCAAATTTCATCTAATTTCTGAATCAACTGCGTTGAATACAGAGCAGAATATACACATTTTAGCTACCCCGCTGGGTAATACATAGACATTTCATGTTCTCATCATCTGAGTTGAATTGATACAAATGTTTACTTCTCCATGTTGTTTAGAAGCAGAAACATGAAACAGGAACCTTTCCTGAGGCTCTTATTTTCCTTGCTTTTTCTTTGATCTTCAATTCCTCATGTCTTCTTTTCTCATCCACCTCTGCTTTTGCTCCACCACCAATATGATCGATCCTTGATATCTTGGTCTGGTAAAGTTGttggtttatttttattctcCGCTCCAATTCTTTCTGCACATTTTTATGGCATTTGTTAAGTCAATTCGAAAATACAGGCACATATCCCACAGAATTTTGAAACATCATATCTTAGTAGCTATATCCTAATACAAGGATCGGAGCAATATAGTTATCATCACCTTTCTCTTGTCCATTTTAACTTTGGCTCGCAGCTTTTTTTCATTCTCCCATGCAAGAATTGATGCTTTCATGTTCTCACACCTGCGCCTTTGCATATTAGCATCACcatatattttacaaatattcatgctttaaatattcttataggggttgtttcaaattttcatttctttttgagATTATGATAATGTTGAGGCCTGAGGGTGTTGTCTCTGAATCTAAAACCTAATGATTACCGTTTGTTAAGTTTCTCCATCTCAGCTTTCTCCCAAGCATCTGCTTTGGTTTCACCGACATTGAGTTGGGAAGAGTTTCCCTTCCGGCTTCGGTCCCCGGCTTCCATGATCACCGGCCTACCAGAGGATGAACCGCCCTTTTTGCTTCTCGGTAAACTGCTCTCTTGGCTCCTATTATCCTTTTCCATTAGCTTTCTGCTTGAAGTTTCACCTTAAGAACATAAAACAGGATTTCATTGTTCTTCTCTGACAAAAGATCTCTCAGAAACTATTATATGCAGTTTCTTGGTATATGCTATTCGGATTATGCTGTATGTATTAGCACACATATATTTAGTTTTTTCAATGTTTTCTTACATGTAGAGGATCGTTGAGGAATCATATTCGGATATAGTACGACATGGGTGTATTAAGAATCGGAGCAAAATTCGTTACCTGCAGTTTCGATTTCCTTGCTGGAATATCGCATGGTTACTCTATCCGAACTCCGAACCCCGGATATGGTATCTTGTGCAGATCTCCGTATCTTGATCCTATGTCGCGCTTCGTCTTCTACGAGGGAGTTGATAATGTATGCAGCGGCTGCCACTCCAACGGCCAACTCCGTGTTGTAGTCGTCGTTCATTTGCCAGGAAAACTGTCTGCTACCTACAAAAGCCAGCAATTGAATCATCATTGCCCCATGATTTATCATTACACCAGCTTCTACTTTCAGGTTAGACATTGctcaaagttttttttaataacaatttcttatataaatttataaaacagcAATAATGTTCTGAAATAAAACCTTGGCATAAATCTTTATATTGTAATTTTAGATATGATACAGACATAATATAGATATATGAACATACTAAAATCACGAGCATATCAAAAActtctataaatttataaaaccttTAATACAATTATGTCATAAAAGAAGATATAAAAAGAAACACGAATGGTAACAGAATTTTCCACAATAATGCTAAAAACTTGATTGTATCAAAATTGGAGGTACTTACCTTGCTCCGTTGCCGGATTAAAAGTTTTCAATTATGCAAAATCTAAGAACCCAAATTCTTGTCTGATTCTCCATCAATTTTCTTGCATTTGGAAACTGTTTGATTGGAATAAAGAGCTTGGAGATGAAGAAAGACCTGTGGTGTTTTTAACCATGATTCTTCAAAAGGATGGCACAATGTAGAGGAtatctgtattttttttttgttcagcTTTTGATGAAAGTAAAGAATCTCTAAATGTCTGCAGGTTGCCTACAAGTTTCCATTTTCAATTCCTCCTTTTACTCTCTACTGAagacatcttttttttttatataaataggtAAAATGAAGGTTTACTTGTAAGTTGAAAGTTGCAAAAGATGTGAATGGAAGTCTGGAATCAACGAAAAAGAGGACCAAACCCCATTCTAATGAAAATTCTCCTTGAATGGAAAGGTTGTGTTATCTCAATCACGAATGGATATACCAATGGCAAAGGCCCACCTGCACAAGATCAATCACCACCGTTGCTTGCCATGATTAAGGAACTCATGCAACTCCAAACAGTGTTGTGAAGTTTGGAATAAGATCATATTGATAATTACGTCTCGTGTTGTTTGCTCCAAGCAAGAATCTTGCTTTGTCCTTCGGCTTCTTAATCCTTAaaggtttatttttaaaaaaaaatcaacttgaTCCCACCCGAATTTCAAATTAggaatgaaatatttttattctattcaaCATAAAAAAAGATAAAGAGGAAAAGAATAGGAAGAGTTCACTGAGCTTGTGAAGGATAGTGGAACTTTTACCCCCACCCCCATGGAATTACATATTGATACTTCTATTTTGGTCTGTTTCTGCAGTTTCTACAGCGTAGAGAGCCAGAATGGAACATGGTATCGTTTCCAGGCAGAGTAGCAGTAGTGAAGACATTTGCTCTTTAGTGTTTACCAGAGCAGCTTTATGTTTGTTAATAATATTTAGTAATGCTACaatatatattgtattatattatttAGGGTTTCCTCATTGGGCTTAATGTTGCTCTTGAGCGAGACAGAATACCATTTCAATTGGATTCACGGCGGGTCAATTTAACGTGATCTTTTAAAGGGTACTGTTTTTTTTTCCcttagttacattttagtcatatGATTGAAATATTACACTTTAGTCatttatattattgttttgttataaaatagtcattctgTCATTAAAATCTTTAATTACTAAACAACAGTTTGATGTGACggttaaaatgagttttaaatactaACGTAAATGTCCAAatgagatgaataaaatatttttttatgaaagtaGAATACAAAATTTTACCCTAAAATCCAATTTTTCTCCAATTTAAAAAGAAGCAACCGCTAGATTTTTTTTGTTACCATCAGAGAAGAGCAAAACGacgaagaaaaagaagaagaagaaatgaacgCACCAACCTTCATACATGCTTGCTATTGTGGTTACCCACAATACGTAAATAAACAAAGATGAAGCATATCCTTTTTATCTGTTACATATATAGAAAAACATGAAAAGATGGACTacctttttgcaaaaaaaaaatcataatatctgAACCCAAAACccaagtaaaaaagaaaaagaaaaactattaCTTACTTAATTAATGCATGGACTCTTCATTGAATCGATTATTTGttctttcatttaaaataaaaaattaaattgattgatgaagcactcaatttgatttctaatatttcaattcaaaaaatatGATTATAAAAATGGATAGTTTTTTCAatcaaaatggaaataaaaactaaaagaaaaaagagaccAATGGTTCTTTTTTTCGAGTTCAAGGATTAATCTAATGCATTGGTTTTGATTATTTTAGGAAACCAAATTAACATTTtcctttaattaatttagaaaatataattaattaattaaaaaatcaattaatttactTGGTTAGAAATCCATGttgacatttaaaactcattttaattgCCACATTGCACTATCGTTTGGGAGGTAACAGATCTTAACGGTTGAGTGACTATTTCGTAACAAatcgataacataagtgactaaaacataacatttcaaacataaatgactattttgatagtttactttcttttctaaataaaattatttttcgaaaatAATGTTTTGATTTAAAGTTCAAActctaataaatattaataaatttatgagTTTGAACGAATCATTCAATTTGAATGATAAAACtgaataagtaataaaatatatatcctttttctttgatttttttgggGAAAGAAAATTTGGTAATTCATATTGACATTGATGAGATTGTTGATTCAAAGTTGGTGAGATCCGTGCTTATTTTGGCTTTCGGCTGGaccacatttattttattttatcattaaattaccAACTCATgataatttctatttattttgggtagaaattttaattttatttaaaattttggtagttcatttgagtttttttaactcaattgatATATAAATGTAGGAAAATTTAAGTTTGAGTATGTTGAAatttattatccttttatttatagattaaaaaaattataaataattttaagtattatataaaaaaaactaatataataaa from Gossypium hirsutum isolate 1008001.06 chromosome D12, Gossypium_hirsutum_v2.1, whole genome shotgun sequence includes these protein-coding regions:
- the LOC107951251 gene encoding remorin, with product MNDDYNTELAVGVAAAAYIINSLVEDEARHRIKIRRSAQDTISGVRSSDRVTMRYSSKEIETAGETSSRKLMEKDNRSQESSLPRSKKGGSSSGRPVIMEAGDRSRKGNSSQLNVGETKADAWEKAEMEKLNKRCENMKASILAWENEKKLRAKVKMDKRKKELERRIKINQQLYQTKISRIDHIGGGAKAEVDEKRRHEELKIKEKARKIRASGKVPVSCFCF